A genomic window from Sulfurospirillum multivorans DSM 12446 includes:
- a CDS encoding IS3 family transposase, with translation MMSRKRSTFTTEFKTHVVLEALQGELTISQLATKYAITSKNILNWKQLFLDNAALAFEATDSTKSSKAELAKLKKENEKLNAKLNNVASQRDAAITKLQGLDVAVKKKLIDTHYSKLSIARQCEIINLNRTSLYYAPKPTDDKDAKIINRIQEIHTSISSAYGYRMMHQQLIKEGYRIGVNKVHKLMKMMELQAKQKQDDQNKIHPYLLHDLSLAKPTKL, from the coding sequence ATGATGAGTAGAAAACGTTCAACTTTTACGACTGAGTTTAAAACGCACGTTGTTCTTGAAGCGCTTCAAGGGGAACTAACCATTTCACAATTAGCCACTAAATATGCTATTACATCTAAAAACATTCTCAATTGGAAACAACTTTTTTTAGACAATGCCGCGCTTGCTTTTGAAGCTACTGACTCAACCAAATCTTCCAAAGCCGAACTTGCCAAGCTCAAAAAGGAGAATGAAAAACTAAACGCTAAACTCAATAACGTAGCTTCGCAAAGGGATGCGGCGATCACGAAACTTCAAGGACTCGATGTCGCTGTCAAAAAGAAGCTCATCGATACACACTACAGCAAGCTCTCTATTGCTAGGCAATGTGAAATTATCAATCTGAATCGCACTTCTCTTTATTATGCACCCAAACCAACCGATGACAAAGACGCAAAAATCATCAATCGAATTCAGGAAATTCACACATCCATCTCCTCCGCTTACGGTTACCGTATGATGCATCAGCAACTGATTAAAGAGGGGTATCGTATTGGCGTCAATAAAGTACACAAGCTTATGAAAATGATGGAGCTACAAGCGAAACAGAAACAGGATGATCAAAACAAGATTCATCCCTATCTCTTACACGATCTTTCCCTTGCAAAACCAACTAAATTATAG
- a CDS encoding response regulator transcription factor produces MIKILLIEDDVELARLLQRILLTEEVETVMAFNPVEGLKILEHETFDALVLDLSLPQIDGLDVCRTVRASFPDLPIIISSARSDTVDKIIGFELGADDYLPKPYEPIELAFRLRAILRRGIHVKTSSEVFSIDEKQHVIKRNNRELNLTKAEYDIMAFLLDKEGFVISREELLLNINSIKFQSGLKSIDVIIGRIRQKIGDDPKNPHSILSVRGVGYKFINA; encoded by the coding sequence ATGATAAAAATTTTACTGATTGAAGATGATGTCGAATTAGCACGTCTCCTTCAACGCATACTTTTAACAGAAGAAGTCGAAACAGTCATGGCTTTTAATCCTGTTGAGGGGTTGAAAATCCTTGAGCATGAGACATTTGATGCCCTCGTGTTGGATCTTTCCCTACCCCAAATTGATGGCTTAGATGTCTGTCGCACCGTGAGGGCATCGTTTCCAGATCTTCCCATTATTATCTCATCTGCAAGGTCAGATACCGTCGATAAGATCATTGGTTTTGAACTCGGGGCAGATGATTATCTTCCAAAGCCTTATGAACCAATAGAATTAGCCTTTAGATTACGCGCTATTTTACGAAGAGGCATTCACGTAAAAACATCTTCGGAAGTTTTTAGTATTGATGAAAAACAACATGTTATCAAACGCAATAATCGTGAATTGAACCTCACAAAAGCTGAATATGATATTATGGCTTTTCTGCTTGACAAAGAAGGTTTTGTTATCTCACGCGAAGAGCTTTTGCTCAATATCAATTCGATTAAATTTCAAAGTGGACTCAAAAGTATTGATGTTATTATTGGACGAATTCGTCAAAAAATAGGCGATGATCCCAAAAATCCTCATTCTATCCTCTCTGTCAGAGGGGTAGGGTATAAATTTATCAATGCGTAA
- a CDS encoding 4Fe-4S dicluster domain-containing protein has product MKNTMVIDLDRCIGCYSCEIACKMENDVALGVYYNKVLTIGPTGTFPDLEQYFLPTICQQCYDAPCVGVCPTGAAYKAADGTVLVNKELCIGCKYCMMACPYGARSFNEAQKVVEKCTLCGHLQAIGEEPACVKVCCSKARTFGDIEDPNSHISKVLREAGSDNIHTLPDSGNHPSVKYILHRKTAAWQATPPKETWRNSNQSGRKGDKQHG; this is encoded by the coding sequence ATGAAAAATACAATGGTTATTGACCTAGACCGCTGCATCGGCTGTTACTCGTGCGAAATTGCATGTAAGATGGAGAATGACGTTGCGCTAGGTGTTTATTACAATAAAGTGTTGACAATTGGACCAACAGGAACATTTCCTGATCTTGAACAGTATTTTCTGCCAACCATTTGTCAACAATGCTATGACGCCCCGTGTGTGGGCGTCTGTCCAACGGGTGCCGCGTATAAAGCGGCTGATGGTACGGTGCTTGTCAATAAAGAGCTGTGCATTGGCTGTAAATACTGCATGATGGCATGTCCTTACGGTGCGCGTTCTTTCAATGAAGCTCAAAAAGTTGTTGAAAAATGCACACTGTGCGGACACCTTCAAGCCATTGGCGAAGAACCTGCTTGTGTGAAAGTCTGTTGCTCGAAAGCGCGAACATTTGGAGACATCGAAGATCCAAACAGTCATATTTCAAAAGTATTAAGAGAAGCGGGAAGTGATAATATTCATACTTTACCCGATAGTGGTAACCACCCTTCTGTGAAATATATCTTACACCGCAAGACAGCTGCATGGCAAGCAACTCCACCCAAAGAGACGTGGAGAAATAGTAATCAATCTGGACGAAAGGGAGATAAACAACATGGGTAG
- a CDS encoding transposase, whose product MNQSPITFSTELKTKIVLELLHGKPNLIEIATQYGTTVENLSMWKQQFLANASQIFETQRSKKALKRRVEQYVKENQKLTFMVEKVTTERDVVWCALQSLSIAHNRRLMNARSHTLEKKQREIIALDYLLIN is encoded by the coding sequence ATGAATCAATCACCCATAACCTTTAGCACTGAACTAAAGACAAAAATTGTTCTTGAATTGTTACACGGAAAACCTAACCTCATAGAGATTGCCACCCAATATGGAACAACCGTTGAAAATCTTTCGATGTGGAAACAACAATTCTTAGCCAATGCTTCACAGATATTTGAGACGCAAAGATCCAAAAAAGCATTAAAAAGAAGGGTTGAACAGTATGTTAAAGAGAATCAAAAATTAACATTCATGGTGGAAAAAGTTACAACGGAGCGAGATGTGGTATGGTGTGCGTTGCAAAGCTTATCTATCGCGCACAACAGAAGGTTGATGAATGCGCGAAGCCATACGTTAGAGAAAAAACAGCGTGAGATCATTGCCTTAGATTATTTATTGATTAACTAA
- a CDS encoding phosphoglycerate dehydrogenase has protein sequence MKIAVITPLFSRSRELMNELTFHFPDVKHNADNTLKTKEDMIAFLHDVDGAIVGREMIDDEILSACPRLKILSRYGVGLDNLDLDAMQKRGVKLGWSGGTNSNSVAEITLSLMLSLIRNLHIATTLLKQHTWKVNGGSELSGKTIGLFGFGNIAKRLIELLSPFHCTILVCNRTHDEAEAQKYGITFATKERILEEADIISIHLPLTPTSQNLFSTDAFKAMKKSAFIINTARGGIIDEEALKVALKNGEIAGAGLEAFEVEPTQNWELIDLPNLVCTPHLGGNSKESILAMGYACIDHLKNFFIMK, from the coding sequence ATGAAAATTGCTGTGATTACCCCTCTTTTCTCGCGCTCACGTGAGCTGATGAACGAGCTTACCTTTCATTTTCCAGATGTCAAACACAATGCGGACAACACGCTTAAAACCAAAGAAGATATGATCGCTTTTTTGCACGATGTCGATGGGGCGATTGTCGGGCGTGAAATGATCGACGATGAGATCTTAAGCGCGTGTCCTAGGCTTAAAATCCTCTCACGTTACGGTGTCGGACTGGACAATCTTGACCTTGACGCGATGCAAAAAAGAGGCGTGAAGCTTGGTTGGAGTGGTGGAACGAACAGCAATTCGGTCGCCGAAATCACGCTTTCGTTGATGCTTTCACTCATCCGCAACCTGCACATTGCAACGACCCTTTTAAAACAGCACACATGGAAAGTCAATGGAGGAAGTGAACTTAGCGGCAAAACCATCGGTCTGTTTGGTTTTGGAAACATCGCCAAGCGTCTGATTGAGCTTTTAAGCCCTTTTCACTGCACCATTCTTGTCTGCAACCGTACCCACGATGAAGCCGAAGCGCAAAAGTATGGCATCACCTTTGCAACCAAAGAGCGCATTTTAGAAGAAGCGGACATCATCTCTATTCATCTGCCACTCACCCCTACGAGTCAAAACCTCTTCTCAACCGATGCATTTAAAGCGATGAAAAAAAGCGCATTTATTATTAACACAGCACGCGGTGGCATCATCGATGAAGAAGCGCTCAAAGTGGCGCTTAAAAATGGTGAAATCGCAGGAGCGGGACTGGAAGCGTTTGAGGTAGAGCCTACGCAAAATTGGGAGCTGATCGACCTTCCAAACCTTGTCTGCACGCCGCATCTTGGGGGAAATTCTAAAGAAAGCATTTTAGCGATGGGCTACGCCTGTATCGATCATCTCAAGAATTTTTTTATTATGAAATAA
- a CDS encoding DUF779 domain-containing protein, whose product MSIHRLSATAEALKVIEMLKREYGELVFNQSGGCCDGTAPMCYEKKDFHVPSRNVKMGEVGGCEFFIDKDQFEYFRYSQIVLDVKEEKAAFGNSFSLEIDEGYQFITRSRIFSDEENRLLREQEK is encoded by the coding sequence ATGAGCATCCATCGTCTGAGTGCGACAGCTGAAGCGCTTAAAGTCATCGAAATGCTCAAACGTGAGTACGGAGAACTTGTTTTCAATCAAAGTGGGGGCTGTTGCGATGGCACGGCACCGATGTGTTATGAAAAAAAAGATTTTCACGTTCCTTCCCGCAATGTCAAAATGGGTGAAGTCGGTGGCTGTGAGTTTTTCATCGACAAAGACCAATTTGAATATTTTCGTTACTCTCAAATCGTCTTAGATGTGAAAGAAGAAAAAGCCGCGTTTGGCAACTCTTTTTCATTGGAAATTGATGAAGGGTATCAGTTTATTACACGTTCGCGTATTTTTAGCGATGAAGAAAACAGGCTTTTGAGAGAACAGGAGAAGTGA
- a CDS encoding SHOCT domain-containing protein, giving the protein MYGYEWMGHGFFMPWMIIFPMVILVLFMMMRGGKSSCHHREKEDEALEIARKRFARGEIDEEAFEKIKQKLSA; this is encoded by the coding sequence ATGTATGGATATGAATGGATGGGGCATGGGTTTTTTATGCCGTGGATGATTATATTTCCGATGGTGATTTTAGTGCTCTTTATGATGATGCGAGGAGGCAAATCGTCTTGCCATCATCGCGAAAAAGAAGACGAAGCATTGGAGATAGCCCGTAAGCGTTTTGCGCGTGGTGAGATCGACGAAGAGGCTTTTGAGAAGATCAAACAAAAATTATCGGCTTAA
- a CDS encoding aldehyde dehydrogenase family protein, which translates to MAYSRPTYKPRYENFIGGEWVPPLNGEYFDNLSPVDGELLTKIPRSSEADVDAAVAAGVKAFETYRHTSVIERSTLLNKIADKIEANLEALAIAETLDNGKAVRETLNADVPLVIDHFRYFASVIRGEAGTVADLDENTISQEIHEPLGVVAQIIPWNFPLLMAAWKIAPAIAAGNCVVLKPASATPMSILLLMETIQDVLPKGVVNIINGAGGKIGKHLATHPDIKKVGFTGETTTGQLIMQYATENIIPSTLELGGKSPNVFFESIMAKDDEFFDKAIEGLVLFAFNSGEVCTCPSRALIQESIYEPFMKRVLERVKAITQENPLDPTTKMGAQASVNQKEKILDYIRIGKEEGAECLIGGAEYKNKTFPKGNYIQPTIFKGHNKMRIFQEEIFGPVLCVTTFKDEAEALAIANDTIYGLGSGVWSRDAHQLHSMSRGIEAGRVWVNCYHLYPSHASFGGYKKSGIGRETHMMMLNAYRHTKNILTSYNKNKLGFF; encoded by the coding sequence ATGGCATATTCTAGACCTACATACAAACCGCGTTATGAAAACTTTATTGGTGGCGAATGGGTTCCACCTCTTAATGGTGAATATTTTGACAACCTCTCACCCGTTGATGGTGAACTTTTAACAAAAATTCCACGCTCTTCGGAAGCGGATGTCGATGCAGCGGTCGCTGCAGGTGTTAAAGCGTTTGAAACGTACAGACACACTTCGGTCATCGAGCGAAGTACCCTTCTAAATAAAATTGCCGACAAAATCGAAGCTAACCTCGAAGCGCTCGCTATTGCTGAGACGCTTGACAATGGTAAAGCCGTTCGCGAAACGTTAAATGCGGATGTTCCTTTGGTCATTGATCATTTCAGATACTTTGCTTCTGTCATTCGTGGCGAAGCTGGAACCGTTGCAGACCTTGATGAAAATACCATTTCTCAAGAGATTCACGAACCTTTAGGCGTTGTCGCGCAAATCATTCCATGGAACTTCCCACTCTTAATGGCCGCATGGAAGATTGCTCCAGCAATCGCCGCTGGAAACTGCGTTGTTTTAAAACCAGCGAGTGCAACCCCAATGTCAATCCTCCTTTTAATGGAAACCATCCAAGATGTGTTACCAAAAGGCGTGGTCAATATCATTAACGGTGCAGGCGGGAAAATCGGCAAGCATCTTGCCACGCACCCAGACATCAAAAAAGTAGGCTTTACGGGTGAGACGACGACTGGTCAGCTCATCATGCAGTACGCTACTGAAAATATTATTCCTTCTACACTTGAACTCGGTGGTAAATCGCCTAATGTTTTCTTTGAATCCATTATGGCGAAAGACGATGAATTTTTTGACAAAGCGATCGAAGGCTTGGTACTCTTTGCCTTTAACAGTGGCGAAGTCTGCACATGCCCTTCACGCGCACTCATTCAAGAGTCCATCTATGAGCCGTTTATGAAACGTGTTCTAGAGCGCGTTAAAGCGATCACCCAAGAAAATCCTCTTGATCCGACGACCAAAATGGGAGCGCAAGCTTCAGTCAATCAAAAAGAGAAAATCTTGGATTATATTCGCATCGGTAAAGAAGAAGGGGCTGAATGCCTTATCGGTGGAGCTGAGTATAAAAACAAAACCTTCCCAAAAGGCAATTACATTCAACCAACCATCTTCAAAGGTCACAATAAAATGCGTATCTTCCAAGAAGAGATTTTTGGACCTGTGCTATGTGTGACTACCTTTAAAGATGAAGCCGAAGCGCTTGCCATTGCCAATGACACGATTTACGGTCTAGGCTCAGGCGTGTGGTCAAGAGACGCGCATCAACTCCACAGCATGTCACGTGGCATTGAAGCGGGACGTGTGTGGGTCAACTGCTACCATCTCTACCCATCACATGCCTCTTTTGGTGGGTATAAAAAATCAGGTATCGGTCGTGAGACGCACATGATGATGCTTAATGCCTATCGCCATACCAAAAACATCTTGACGTCCTACAATAAAAATAAATTAGGCTTCTTTTAG
- a CDS encoding ArsS family sensor histidine kinase has product MRNISIIKLISFFFILALVVINISFTIEYNRQIKDLNYFTFQRFMMGMRTIGEEPHNKDALLAELGIKLSDTPKNEIRTNGKKLLEDSYCDMILYHNTLYFVPRDPPPPKKAMVKIMLLAGIAPKSDEEVISMDDRPALENLENFSLNRLWILWGTMNVVTVIFFIIVLRKLLRLRNLKSAIRAFGDQTIFQEIPVDSKDELGEIAAEFNLAMKKIHLLKESRTLFLRNILHELRTPVMKGKILASIIKDDEFKGQLRQIFIRQEVLLGEMVKVEKLASNEWILSTKEYRLVDILDHAIDLLLMHDTKRICINAEDTTPILMADFELLATAVKNLLDNALKYSKNDVIVDICPDHISICSDGEKIPEQRLDFTRAFNRDIESTSIGLGLGLYIANSIILKHSFDLLYHHENGKNYFRIFFQPILHKPYEETSA; this is encoded by the coding sequence ATGCGTAATATTTCAATTATTAAACTTATCTCCTTTTTTTTTATTTTGGCGCTTGTCGTTATTAATATCTCTTTTACCATTGAATACAACAGGCAAATTAAGGACTTAAACTACTTTACCTTTCAACGTTTTATGATGGGAATGCGCACGATTGGAGAAGAGCCTCACAATAAGGATGCTCTGCTTGCAGAGCTTGGTATTAAACTAAGCGATACTCCAAAAAATGAGATACGCACCAACGGCAAAAAACTTCTTGAAGATTCGTATTGTGATATGATTTTGTATCACAATACACTCTATTTTGTCCCACGCGATCCCCCTCCTCCTAAAAAAGCTATGGTTAAAATCATGCTATTAGCAGGCATTGCTCCAAAGTCTGATGAAGAAGTCATTTCAATGGATGATCGACCCGCACTTGAAAACTTAGAAAATTTTTCACTCAATCGTTTATGGATTTTATGGGGAACCATGAATGTCGTAACCGTGATCTTTTTTATTATTGTCTTACGCAAGCTATTACGACTCCGTAATTTAAAAAGTGCTATTCGCGCGTTTGGTGATCAAACAATCTTTCAAGAAATCCCCGTAGATAGTAAAGATGAATTGGGAGAAATTGCGGCTGAATTTAATCTCGCTATGAAAAAAATTCACCTCTTGAAAGAATCTCGAACGCTCTTTTTGCGCAATATTTTACATGAGCTTAGAACACCTGTCATGAAAGGAAAAATCCTCGCAAGCATTATTAAAGATGACGAGTTTAAAGGACAGCTCAGGCAGATATTTATTCGGCAAGAGGTGCTTTTAGGCGAAATGGTCAAAGTTGAAAAATTGGCTTCTAACGAATGGATATTATCCACCAAAGAGTACCGCTTGGTGGACATTTTAGACCATGCAATTGACCTTCTTTTGATGCACGATACAAAGCGCATCTGTATTAATGCCGAAGATACGACGCCTATTCTTATGGCTGATTTTGAGCTTTTAGCCACGGCTGTTAAAAACTTACTGGATAATGCCCTCAAATATTCTAAAAATGACGTTATCGTTGATATATGTCCCGATCATATTAGTATCTGCAGTGATGGTGAAAAAATTCCTGAACAACGACTAGATTTTACACGCGCCTTTAACCGTGATATAGAAAGTACCAGTATTGGTTTGGGGCTTGGACTTTATATCGCCAACAGTATTATTTTGAAACACTCATTTGATCTTCTTTACCATCATGAAAATGGGAAAAACTATTTTCGCATCTTTTTTCAACCCATCTTACATAAGCCATACGAAGAAACTTCTGCCTAA
- a CDS encoding dimethyl sulfoxide reductase anchor subunit family protein, translating into MGSEWSLVFFTSFVDLGCGLFVALAINEWFSINPQVRWRGAIAVLVTLALGGVSSVLHLGHPERIFGAFSHPTSGIFIESSMIAITGICVLAYLFALKRNASHQNLKLITLIGAVPAVILAFAVGDSYVMASRPAWDTLVLPFAYLGSAAVLGCFAYRILVVNPSEHLVTQLKLLMQGLLVIQAVLMVAYLVALSNAPYSDVSRSATQVLMGGFSALFWGGIVIIGLLIPFGLTTLKKESVASAMSAALGLVCVFIGAAAFRVLMFNLGSTVWQFF; encoded by the coding sequence ATGGGTAGCGAATGGTCATTAGTCTTTTTTACATCGTTTGTTGACTTGGGGTGTGGATTGTTTGTTGCATTAGCCATTAATGAATGGTTCAGTATCAATCCACAAGTACGATGGCGTGGGGCTATCGCAGTGCTTGTTACATTAGCGCTTGGTGGCGTATCCAGTGTATTACACTTAGGCCATCCAGAGAGAATTTTTGGAGCGTTTAGTCATCCAACCTCTGGTATTTTCATTGAGTCTTCTATGATAGCAATTACGGGCATTTGTGTGTTGGCATACCTTTTTGCGCTCAAACGCAATGCATCGCATCAAAATCTTAAACTGATCACATTGATCGGTGCCGTTCCTGCGGTGATCCTTGCGTTTGCCGTAGGTGACTCGTATGTTATGGCTTCGCGTCCAGCGTGGGATACGCTGGTGTTACCTTTTGCTTATTTAGGTTCAGCGGCTGTTTTAGGTTGCTTTGCGTATAGGATATTGGTTGTAAACCCTAGTGAGCACTTGGTGACTCAGTTGAAATTGCTTATGCAAGGCTTATTGGTTATACAAGCGGTTTTAATGGTTGCTTATTTAGTTGCCTTATCCAATGCCCCTTACAGTGATGTCAGTAGATCCGCCACGCAGGTTTTGATGGGAGGATTTTCTGCTCTATTTTGGGGTGGAATCGTCATTATTGGGCTTTTGATCCCTTTTGGCTTAACCACGCTTAAGAAAGAGAGTGTCGCTTCAGCAATGTCAGCAGCGCTTGGATTGGTGTGTGTTTTTATAGGAGCCGCCGCCTTTAGAGTGCTGATGTTTAATTTGGGCTCTACGGTTTGGCAGTTTTTCTAA
- a CDS encoding molybdopterin-containing oxidoreductase family protein, which translates to MEKIEQPALGRRDFLKTTAVIGAFGALSSSWSSGLVPRANAASETAMTKERTGTKIMKTNCRSCTADCGVLAHVRDGRVIKLEGDPDFERSEGALCVKGLSGITALYHPQRNKYPMKRMGARGENKWMRVTWDEALDDIAKKLMEIREKYGAEAVMGSTGGGGNPNFLSCCRFCDVFGTPNWFEPGASQCYMPRQMVYQMMYGGGPSGNTSLGDSNCIEAYFYDDIKMKTFVLWGTDPSYSGPSQAGRALVELRARGVQTIVIDPRFTPDAAKADIWLPIRPGTDVALMMGWIKYIIEKNMYDLDFVMKWTNLPYLVNTKTKMLLRESDLIVGGRADTFVVWDKKTNAAKPIAYPWDDNLDPALEGAFSVNGVTCKTGFSLLKERVEPFTIASVAEECGLEAHKIEKAINLYAKNTPSSIALGVATDHNVNSAQAPMCTAALDMLMGNVEKPGTALQRYAGGGIGNLRTTMLKEFLPEEQLRKRLGSIEHKGMLRWWVAQPGALLEAMTTRKPYGIHAWIERSGNKLAVVADAAKWIEGLNQLDLVVHAFVYPTSFSAYADYLLPMNEWLESDFIVSSHNRMFARQAVTHLWETCNESFFWARLAKKCGELGHEACKRAFDPKETAPELPYYNTYEEQLDGWSQYFGMTWAEYKAKVPFDYVPYNEWRRYYIYKEIDPKTGKPKGFGTPSKKCEVYGESFITLGRTGRPWTTYDLPPSSKDYDPLPYYMEPPENPKSETGKEYPLVMTNGRLPIYHHGTLRNSPFLREIFPVAEIWVNPIAAQKYGVAQGDWVWVESLRGKIQAKARVTEGIPPNTVYMERFWNPETLDSPTKGWKEMNVNVLSKYTGPYNDMFGTYTLRGYQVKISKANSAPKGIWQKPEDFKPWLPEPTDATKTVVL; encoded by the coding sequence ATGGAAAAAATAGAACAACCAGCGCTCGGGAGAAGAGATTTTCTCAAGACGACTGCTGTTATAGGCGCCTTTGGTGCGCTAAGCAGTTCGTGGTCAAGTGGGCTTGTCCCACGGGCGAATGCAGCCAGCGAAACTGCAATGACCAAAGAACGTACCGGAACAAAAATTATGAAGACGAACTGTCGTAGCTGTACTGCCGATTGTGGCGTTTTAGCGCATGTGCGAGATGGTCGTGTGATTAAGCTTGAAGGCGATCCTGACTTTGAGAGAAGTGAAGGTGCTTTATGCGTTAAAGGCTTATCTGGAATTACAGCACTGTACCATCCTCAACGCAATAAATACCCAATGAAGCGTATGGGTGCGCGTGGTGAAAATAAATGGATGCGTGTCACTTGGGATGAAGCACTGGATGACATTGCTAAAAAATTGATGGAAATCCGTGAAAAATATGGTGCCGAAGCGGTCATGGGAAGCACTGGCGGTGGCGGAAATCCAAACTTCCTCAGCTGTTGTCGTTTTTGTGATGTTTTTGGTACCCCAAATTGGTTTGAACCTGGTGCTTCACAATGTTATATGCCACGTCAAATGGTCTATCAAATGATGTACGGTGGTGGACCTTCTGGCAATACAAGCTTAGGCGATTCTAACTGTATCGAAGCGTATTTTTACGATGACATCAAGATGAAAACGTTTGTACTGTGGGGAACAGATCCATCGTACAGTGGACCTTCTCAAGCAGGACGTGCTTTAGTGGAACTTCGTGCACGTGGTGTTCAAACGATCGTGATTGATCCACGTTTTACACCTGACGCTGCTAAGGCAGATATCTGGTTACCGATTCGTCCAGGCACTGATGTTGCATTGATGATGGGATGGATTAAATATATTATTGAAAAAAACATGTATGACCTTGATTTTGTCATGAAGTGGACCAATCTTCCTTATCTTGTCAATACCAAAACAAAAATGCTCCTTCGCGAAAGTGATCTGATCGTCGGTGGCCGTGCGGATACCTTTGTTGTTTGGGATAAAAAAACCAATGCAGCTAAGCCAATTGCCTATCCATGGGATGATAATTTAGATCCTGCATTAGAAGGTGCTTTTAGCGTTAATGGCGTTACATGTAAAACAGGTTTTAGCCTTCTTAAAGAGCGCGTAGAGCCTTTTACCATTGCAAGCGTCGCCGAAGAGTGTGGATTAGAAGCCCATAAAATTGAAAAAGCAATCAATCTGTATGCCAAAAACACGCCTTCAAGTATTGCGCTAGGGGTCGCAACCGATCACAATGTCAATTCGGCGCAAGCGCCTATGTGTACAGCAGCGCTTGATATGCTCATGGGGAACGTTGAAAAACCAGGTACGGCTTTACAACGTTACGCCGGGGGTGGAATCGGCAATCTTCGTACCACGATGTTGAAAGAATTCCTTCCTGAAGAGCAGCTACGTAAACGTTTAGGAAGTATTGAGCATAAGGGAATGCTAAGGTGGTGGGTTGCGCAACCGGGTGCCTTATTAGAAGCGATGACAACACGTAAACCTTATGGCATTCATGCGTGGATTGAGCGCTCTGGCAATAAACTTGCTGTGGTCGCGGACGCTGCTAAATGGATTGAAGGGTTAAATCAATTGGATTTAGTCGTCCATGCCTTTGTCTATCCTACGTCATTTTCAGCTTATGCGGATTATCTTCTTCCTATGAATGAATGGTTAGAGTCTGATTTTATTGTCAGTTCTCACAACCGTATGTTTGCTAGGCAAGCCGTTACACATCTTTGGGAGACCTGTAATGAGAGTTTCTTTTGGGCAAGGTTGGCGAAAAAATGTGGTGAGCTTGGACATGAAGCATGCAAGCGAGCCTTTGATCCTAAAGAAACTGCACCTGAGCTTCCTTACTATAACACCTATGAAGAGCAGTTAGATGGGTGGAGTCAATACTTTGGCATGACATGGGCAGAGTATAAAGCTAAAGTTCCTTTTGATTATGTTCCTTATAATGAGTGGAGACGCTATTACATTTATAAAGAGATTGATCCAAAAACAGGAAAACCAAAAGGGTTTGGAACACCTTCTAAAAAATGTGAAGTGTATGGTGAGAGCTTTATAACACTGGGTCGTACAGGTCGTCCTTGGACAACGTATGATCTTCCACCATCTTCCAAAGATTACGATCCGCTTCCTTACTATATGGAGCCACCTGAAAATCCAAAATCTGAAACGGGAAAAGAGTACCCACTGGTCATGACCAATGGACGTTTACCAATCTACCATCACGGAACATTGCGCAATAGCCCATTTCTTCGTGAGATTTTTCCTGTAGCTGAGATTTGGGTTAACCCAATTGCGGCTCAAAAATACGGTGTAGCACAAGGTGATTGGGTTTGGGTTGAATCACTTCGTGGAAAGATCCAAGCAAAAGCACGTGTCACGGAGGGAATCCCACCGAATACGGTTTACATGGAACGTTTTTGGAATCCTGAAACCCTTGATAGTCCTACAAAAGGCTGGAAAGAGATGAATGTGAATGTTCTCTCCAAATATACAGGTCCTTACAATGATATGTTTGGAACGTATACGTTGCGTGGCTATCAAGTTAAGATTTCTAAAGCCAATAGCGCACCAAAAGGTATTTGGCAAAAGCCGGAAGATTTCAAACCGTGGCTTCCTGAGCCAACGGATGCAACCAAAACTGTGGTTCTGTAA